The following are encoded together in the Pedobacter sp. D749 genome:
- a CDS encoding aminotransferase class IV → MHQEYLLFNDEFQAVDDPILTASNRSFKFGDGLFESMRMINNKLQFADLHADRLTAGMKALKIDGHALMDDYFLRQKTADLAKRNKWNGNVRFRLSVYRGGAGVYTPEINKAGYILEGIPLKTSAYELNSKGLIIDVFDEMTKPVNKLSNFKTANALLYVMAGLFKSQNRLDEAMILNQYGFLCESISANVFVVYNKQIYTPSLAEGCISGVMRTAIMQLCKMNDMPLIEAQINPEILKEAEEVFITNATQGIQWVMGYGRKRYFNEVSKFLIEKLNAL, encoded by the coding sequence ATGCATCAGGAGTACCTCTTATTTAATGATGAATTTCAGGCGGTAGATGACCCGATTCTGACAGCTTCTAACAGAAGTTTCAAATTTGGCGATGGACTGTTCGAAAGCATGCGGATGATTAATAATAAGCTGCAATTTGCCGATTTACATGCCGATAGATTAACAGCTGGCATGAAGGCGCTTAAAATTGACGGTCATGCTTTAATGGATGATTATTTTCTGCGCCAAAAAACAGCCGATCTGGCAAAACGCAACAAATGGAACGGTAACGTGCGTTTTCGTCTTTCAGTTTATAGGGGAGGAGCAGGTGTTTATACACCCGAAATAAATAAAGCAGGTTATATTTTAGAAGGTATTCCTTTAAAAACATCTGCATATGAGTTAAACAGTAAAGGTTTGATCATAGATGTTTTTGACGAAATGACCAAGCCGGTTAATAAACTCTCGAATTTTAAAACAGCCAATGCCCTGCTTTATGTTATGGCCGGACTTTTTAAAAGTCAAAACCGCCTGGATGAGGCGATGATCCTGAACCAATATGGCTTTCTTTGCGAAAGCATTAGCGCTAACGTTTTTGTGGTGTACAACAAGCAGATTTATACGCCCTCATTAGCTGAAGGTTGCATAAGTGGTGTAATGCGGACAGCTATTATGCAGTTGTGCAAAATGAACGATATGCCTTTGATTGAGGCACAAATCAACCCTGAAATATTAAAAGAAGCTGAAGAAGTTTTTATTACTAACGCTACGCAAGGCATACAATGGGTAATGGGCTATGGCAGGAAACGTTATTTTAATGAGGTATCGAAGTTTTTGATTGAGAAATTGAACGCTTTGTAA